Genomic window (Candidatus Margulisiibacteriota bacterium):
TCTATGCCGAGGACTGGGTCGGTAATTCGGTAACTTCTGAAATTAAAGCGGTCGTCGTTGATCGCGTGCCGACCCTTATCCCTTATGCTTTCGCCGAGCCCGATCCGTTCGCGCCGGTCAACCCGAACAACAGCTTTACGGAGATCAAATATTATCTCGGCCGGGACAACCTGAAAGTCAAAGCGTGGATCGTTGGCGCGGAGGGGAAGACGATCAAAACCTTGATCGCCGATGAGCTTCAAGGAAAAGGTGAGCATATCGCCCGCTGGTACGGCGATTTTGAAAGCGCTTATGACGGCCCGACCGCGTCAGCCAATAAGTACCGCGTCGCGGACGGTTCGTATGTGTTCAAAGTCTGGGCCGAGGACCCTAGTGAACCCGCCTCGGCGGGCAAGCCCGGCGCGAAGCCGGCCGAATCATCGAATACCGTGTTGGTTGATAACGTCCCGCCCAACATCCTGGTCAAGGGCTTGGCCGTCGACTATCGAAAGAACAAGGCGGAACTGACCTATTCTATTCCTGAAAATTCTTCCGTTGAAGTTTCCGTCTTTGACAAAGACGGGATGCTTTTGGCGGCCGTCATTACCGGTGAGAGCCAGACCGCGGGGGAGCATCTCATCAGTTATCCGATCAGCGGAGAAGGGGAGAGGTACTTTAAGATCGTTGCCGAGGATCGCGCGAAAAATATCGCGGAAGCAAAAACGGACGCGTTCGCGGCCAGCCCGGATACTTTCCGCTTGGCTAGCCATCAGGCCAGCCCCGCGACTTTCACCCCCAACGGGGACGGTTTGACGGACCTGACCAGGATATCCTACGGCCTGGCGGGCGGCGTCCCCGACTATGCCGTCGGCCTCGATATCCGGACGCCGACCGGTTCGACCGTCAAGAACCTGATTACCAACGATCCTCAAGGTCCTGGTAATTATTCCTTCTACTGGGATGGCCGGGACAACGCGGGAAATATGGCTTTGGACGGCTATTACAGCTATGTGATCAAGGCCGAAGACAAGTTAGGCGCCAAGGTTGAAGAACAAGGGACGATCCTGCTGGTTTCCGCCCGGCCGACGGTCGATCTCTCGACTAGCGCCCCGATCTTTTCGCCTAACGGCGACGATGCCAAGGACTCGGTCAACTTTAACTATTCGGTCAATTACCCGACGATGTACATCTCGGGTGAAGCTCTCGTCAAGATCGAAGTGCTCAACTCTTCCAGCGAAGCGGTCTGGAGCAAGACTTTCAACCACACCGCCGGTTCGTATGTTTATGAATATAACGGTTTGGGCAACGACGGGAATCCTCTCCCGGCGGGCGATTACTATGCCAGGGTGAGCGGCCAGGACGCGCTCTACGGGACGGCCATTCCCAAGACGATCAGCCTGACGGTTGATTATTCAGTGCCCGAGCCGACCGATTTTTCGATCGATCCGCCGTACGCGAAGCTGGACAGCGATGTCGGCATAAAGTTAAGTTTCCCGGAAACACTTGAGGCGGCTCCGTCGGTCAAACTAACGTTGAATAACGGAGCGGCCAAAACCGCCAACTTGACGACGGTTGAAGGCAATAGTTACGAATACCATTATTTGATTATTGATGAAGACGCGGAAGGGCCGGTTGAGGTTTCAGTCGAGGCTCGCGATCTGGCGCTTAATCCGATCAACAAAATAAAGACGTTTGTGATCGACAAGACAAATCCGTCGGTCAGCGATCTTTCTGTCTTGCCCAACCCGGCCAGTATACCGTCCGTCAACGGACAGGTAAGCGTCAAGTTCAACGTCAGCGAAGCGTTAAAAGAAGCGCCGAAGGTTTACGTGACTCAAAATGGCGCGTCTCCCCAGTTACTAGTTATTAGTGGCCAGTGGCAGGTGGCTAATGGTCAGGTTGAAGCGAAATTCGACCCCATTCCTGGCTACGACGGCCCGGCGCTGATTACAGTTGAATCTACAGATTTAGCGGATAACATTACGCGTTACGCGTTACCCGTTACGTTGGTGGTTGACACGATTAAGCCGGTCTTCAGCGGCATTCAGAGCGAAATTAGCGGCAATGAGTTACCAAAATATGCCAAAGAGGGCGCGGAGGTCAAGATAACTTTCAACTCTTCCGAGCCGCTTAAATTTAATCCGGAAGTGAAGGTTAATGGCAATCCCGCCAATTATGATAGTTTGAGCGCGGGTGAATACACTTATAAATATACGATTTCCGGCAGTGATACCAACGGCAACGCGGCGCTCTCGATTGCCGGCTATGATTTCGCGATGAATAATGGAACGGCGGAGACCTCGTCTTCTTCAGAAAGTTTTGTGATCGATCTGGTCAATCCGACGGTGGCGATCGCCGCGCCAAACACCCCTGACGAAGATATTTCCAATCCGTGGAGCTTTGCAACCAATGAAGATCCAAATAATCCGAATGTGCATAGGTCAACGACTTTCTATTACAGCTTGCCCGAGCCGTCAAAGGTGACCGTCAAAGTTCACAAAGTTTTTGACAGTCAAACGACCTACACCAAAGCGGATTTTAACAGCGGCAATCTGATAAAGACATTGGTAAGTGATATCTGGCAGAATGCTGGGAAACGGGCTATTACCTGGGAAGGGACGATCACAGATAATATAACCAGCTATGATACTAACGGTGACGGTTTTGCTGTCCCCGGCAAATATGCCTTTATTGTCGAGGGAAGGGATCGGGCGGGAAACCTAACTCTCAAGAAGTGGGGCGGCACGGTTTGGATCCAGGATAATGTTCTAACGCTTAAAGAACCCGATCAGCAAGATTTCTCCAACGCGAAGATAATACCGACCCCTGAAGTCAATCCCGATCCGCATTGTATTTCACCGAACGGGAACAGCGTTGAGCCGGCACAGAAGTGGGCGAGATTCTATTTCATGATCCCCTTGACGCTCAATCCCGCTTCGGGTGTTCCCCAGCCGCCGGAAAGGATCGAGGCATCGTGGACGGCGGCCCCAATAAAGAAAGTCGGCAAATACTCGGTCAAGGTTTACAGCGACAGCAGCCTGACTAATCTTGTCCGTACGATAACTTCTGAGGCCGACGCTTATTCCGCTTCGCTAACGTATGAGAACTGGGACGGCAAAAACGACGCGAACCAGTTTGTGACTGACGGGACCTATTATATGGTGGTCGATGTCAGGGATTACGCCGGGAATGCGGCGGTTGACAATCTGCTGAAGAGATCGGTCGTGGTGGATAATACGATGCCGGTTGCTGCCAATCTCTCCGCCGCCCCATATTATTTCGCGCCGGGGCCGGGGACAAATTCGACTATTAAATCAACGACATTAACTTACGAAGTCAGTGATAATTCCGGCAAGGTCTTTGTCTCGATCGATACTTATCGCGATGCAAATGGCAACGGGCTTTATGACCCTGGGGTTGACCAGTATGTGGTCAATCTGGTCAGCCAGGAAGCCAAAACGGCCAATAATTCCGTCTATGATCTAGTCTGGGCACCGACCAATATTGGCACGGTTTACAACAGCGGCTTTAATGACGGTAAGTATCTTTTCAAAGTTACCGTGATTGATGAGGCGGGGAATAGTGCGGAGGTTAAGACTAAGGATGTTTATGTCGATACGGCTGGACCGACTTTTGCATTCTCTTATCCAAACATTACCAATGATATGACTCCCGCACTTTCCGTGAGCAATCCTTCAGACACCGGTGGTTCCGGCTTGCATGATCAAGCATATCAGTTTGCCTGGAGAGTTAATAACGGCAGCTGGAATTACAGTGATTGGTTAAGCAGTAACTCCTGGACACCGACCCTTACAGCGGATTCAACTGACTACGACTTTGCGGCAAAGGTGAGGGATAAGGTGGGCAATGATAGTGGCTGGCAATATGATAATGACAACACTTTAGAAGACGATCCGCCAACCGGTTCCGTTTCGATCAACAGCGGAGCAGCGAATACCAACTCAACCTCTGTTACTTTGACCCTATCTGCCACGGATAACTTAACCGGAGTTACCCATATGCGAATTAGTAACGACAACAGCAGTTGGAGCACATATGCTTATTCGACTTCCTATTCCTGGTCCATTCCTTCTGGTGATGGGACCAAGACGGTTTATGTGCAGTTTAGAGATGGAGCGACTAACTGGTCCGGTTCCTTTTCGGACAATATCGTACTAGATCAAGCCCCGCCGACTGATGGTTCCATCTCAA
Coding sequences:
- a CDS encoding FlgD immunoglobulin-like domain containing protein, encoding MPLPDYVNDVKYSLTSNTSGVKVSPSSGDKNTTYGAEDLATAGINWTTNDDNSLLPTAGLIKSPGLIFNEKEFYGRRELKISDFYSVKDDYQSVSALKYTFVKNDPFGRTSNSPIDNPNVVITGWNVALKDKTGGTNKDIVLEKVDTTSDKDWQSHWKSDKIKLKLKLDASESRYVEVLGNASGPYELMYFDGKTWKTFVTSNSGASGRLGWWNVGRLNGKYTVLIKSGSYIATKDVSIGTLIEKEVKMSAYSTYKRAQLEFPKGAFVNGSKLPQDQLVTITPVAMNEIYIRNRPIIITSGPIVEIKPSPWKFDLDKKPTLKFIYTFDDLADPKLGLWDMSKPLPEPGESKLNLPMNIHQVTAGGDLQIVAGNRQEVELNNGELQYAFYAPLDHFSTYALLPGKFSLSAPIVLADRYITNKETVNIHGTAEPDSILDLYVVGKNDAPPPFLNGSGGGPDVPIEGSEVGTARRGVADPKGNFEFKDVALITEGKNTIYVTSHPKDTADVMTFSDVTIIKDTVPPSVEAKQNLYAFSPNGDGKYDSVDYALKTNENGKIYLSVMSNANSSTSLGAGGVTRNLLNQEISAEANKEVKLTWGKDNFQLYRRDNATGQWILFSEIPISERLADGAYNTIIYAIDEAGNIANNVISQTIVDTTPPTILGLNADPNPFTPNDDGVKDTTKFWYKFSEPVYTTLSIYRDDSKLFRTHEGPTENFVYPTVGNRDVQSQVSSSGDWPWDGRGSRNELLGGTYSWEVYAEDWVGNSVTSEIKAVVVDRVPTLIPYAFAEPDPFAPVNPNNSFTEIKYYLGRDNLKVKAWIVGAEGKTIKTLIADELQGKGEHIARWYGDFESAYDGPTASANKYRVADGSYVFKVWAEDPSEPASAGKPGAKPAESSNTVLVDNVPPNILVKGLAVDYRKNKAELTYSIPENSSVEVSVFDKDGMLLAAVITGESQTAGEHLISYPISGEGERYFKIVAEDRAKNIAEAKTDAFAASPDTFRLASHQASPATFTPNGDGLTDLTRISYGLAGGVPDYAVGLDIRTPTGSTVKNLITNDPQGPGNYSFYWDGRDNAGNMALDGYYSYVIKAEDKLGAKVEEQGTILLVSARPTVDLSTSAPIFSPNGDDAKDSVNFNYSVNYPTMYISGEALVKIEVLNSSSEAVWSKTFNHTAGSYVYEYNGLGNDGNPLPAGDYYARVSGQDALYGTAIPKTISLTVDYSVPEPTDFSIDPPYAKLDSDVGIKLSFPETLEAAPSVKLTLNNGAAKTANLTTVEGNSYEYHYLIIDEDAEGPVEVSVEARDLALNPINKIKTFVIDKTNPSVSDLSVLPNPASIPSVNGQVSVKFNVSEALKEAPKVYVTQNGASPQLLVISGQWQVANGQVEAKFDPIPGYDGPALITVESTDLADNITRYALPVTLVVDTIKPVFSGIQSEISGNELPKYAKEGAEVKITFNSSEPLKFNPEVKVNGNPANYDSLSAGEYTYKYTISGSDTNGNAALSIAGYDFAMNNGTAETSSSSESFVIDLVNPTVAIAAPNTPDEDISNPWSFATNEDPNNPNVHRSTTFYYSLPEPSKVTVKVHKVFDSQTTYTKADFNSGNLIKTLVSDIWQNAGKRAITWEGTITDNITSYDTNGDGFAVPGKYAFIVEGRDRAGNLTLKKWGGTVWIQDNVLTLKEPDQQDFSNAKIIPTPEVNPDPHCISPNGNSVEPAQKWARFYFMIPLTLNPASGVPQPPERIEASWTAAPIKKVGKYSVKVYSDSSLTNLVRTITSEADAYSASLTYENWDGKNDANQFVTDGTYYMVVDVRDYAGNAAVDNLLKRSVVVDNTMPVAANLSAAPYYFAPGPGTNSTIKSTTLTYEVSDNSGKVFVSIDTYRDANGNGLYDPGVDQYVVNLVSQEAKTANNSVYDLVWAPTNIGTVYNSGFNDGKYLFKVTVIDEAGNSAEVKTKDVYVDTAGPTFAFSYPNITNDMTPALSVSNPSDTGGSGLHDQAYQFAWRVNNGSWNYSDWLSSNSWTPTLTADSTDYDFAAKVRDKVGNDSGWQYDNDNTLEDDPPTGSVSINSGAANTNSTSVTLTLSATDNLTGVTHMRISNDNSSWSTYAYSTSYSWSIPSGDGTKTVYVQFRDGATNWSGSFSDNIVLDQAPPTDGSISINGGAANTNSTSVTLTLSATDNLTGVTHMRISNDNSSWSTYAYSTSYPWSIPSGDGTKTVYVQFRDGATNWSGSFSDNIVLDQTPPTDGSISINGGAANTNSTSVTLTLSATDNLTGVTHMRISNDNSSWSTYAYSTSYPWSIPSGDGTKTVYVQFRDGATNWSGSFSDNIVLDQTPPSGSVLINQGAQYTNSKTASLSLSASDGLTGVTDMQISVDQQGTWQQVGYNNSYSPANLPGGDGARYAHVKYRDGAGNWSTAFGDLIYLYESGPKTISAGPAQIVTAGWWWNHWLETYDWGDEQSEKDSSTFTLPYDMRINITCRANDTGSTDGPYTGVYQIRRKSDETIAWTATLKDVGDTSTWATSDKVADLSAGTYYVYIGGTSGQGDADAKVIITGEPANFVGHFSGISVATQSATFEAPILTAPDNNKQNVGSIRPTFAWQHHKGETTEYKIDVAKNDTFTIANQSFAKSANTGSPDSADPALFNYTYSIHEFDPGLDKDTYYWKVTALATNEAATSEVWSFTIQPDLTLTGITNYPNPFSPNREKTKIRYKLGADADEVKIRIYDITGSLVTELDGTTNGESSSIWSKYNDIEWDGRNGRGDMVMNGIYPYEVIARLGDKSLSGRGKIAVLK